ATACTTGCATACACATTGTAGCCTGCGATAACTGCCCCAAGGTACACGATAGCCGAAAGCGTCCAAATCAAAATACCTTTTTCAAAATAGGTCCCTCCTTTCTACATTTAAGCTTTTAACTTAATCCTTTGAAGCCTTAGTGCGTTAAGAACAACCGATACAGAACTAAATGCCATCGCTGCCCCCGCTAACCAAGGAGCTAAGAAACCAGCTGCTGCGATTGGAATTCCTATGACGTTATAGGCAAGTGCCCAGAATAGATTTTGTTTAATATTCGTGATTGTTTTCTTACTCATGAAAATCGCATCTGCAATACTCGATAAATCGCCTCGGATGAGGGTGATGTCGGCTGCTTCCATTGCCACATCGGTACCTGTACCAATCGCCATACCGATATCAGCTGTCGCAAGTGCAGGGGCATCGTTGATTCCATCCCCAACCATGGCCACTTTTTTACCAGCTTGCTGAAGCTTTTTTACTTCTTCAGCCTTGCCTTCTGGTAAAACCTCCGCAATGACTTTCTTAATTCCAACTTGGTCCGCAATAGCTTTTGCTGTTTGGGTATTATCCCCTGTGATCATTACTACTTCTAAGCCCATTTTGTTTAAGCGGGCAATGGCTTCTTTAGATGTATCCTTAATGGTATCAGCAACGGCAACCATACCTGCATAGCTGCCATCAATTGCTACTAACATAGCTGTCTTCCCTTGCTTCTCCAAGTTCTCCATTTTGGACAATACTTCATGAACATTGACACTATATTTAGCCATGAGTCTTCGTGTCCCGATTAATAACTGCTTACCTTTCACCGTTGACTGGATACCGAAACCAGGGATAGCTTCAAATGCCTCCGATGACCCAAGATTAATTCCTTTTTCTTTGATACCTTCCACAATGGCTTCTGCAAGTGGATGTTCGGAGTTTCTTTCAGCTGTGCCAACCAGCGTAAGAAATTCGATTTCATCTATTCCTTCTGCTAAAATGACATCCGTTAAGGACGGCTTACCGTTTGTAACTGTCCCTGTTTTATCCAGGATAATCGTATCTAAACGATGTGTTGTTTCAAGGTGTTCCCCACCTTTAAATAAAATCCCAAATTCAGCTGCACGGCCTGAACCGGCCATAATCGAAGTTGGTGTTGCAAGACCAAGGGCACAAGGGCAAGCAATAACTAGAACCGCAATGAATTTTTCAAGAGCATCTGCAAAATCTCCAGGATTGATATAGAAAAACCACACAAGGAAAGCAATAATCGCTATACCAACTACAATCGGTACAAAAATACCTGAAATTACGTCTGCCAATCGCTGGATTGGTGCTTTAGAGCCTTGGGCTTCTTCAACTACCTTAATGATTTGAGCTAAAGCTGTATCTTTTCCAACCTTTGTTGCTTTAATTTTCAAGAATCCATTTTTATTAATTGTTGAACCAATAACGCTATCTCCAATCGTTTTATCAATTGGAATACTTTCACCCGTTAACATTGATTCATCAAGGGCTGATCTTCCTTCCACAATCTCACCATCTACCGGTACCTTTTCACCAGGTTTCACATAAACAATATCCCCTTCTAAAACTTCTTGGATTGGGATAATCATTTCTTGGCCATCACGAACGACTGTTGCATTTTTCGCCTGAAGTCCCATTAACTTCTTAATCGCCTCAGATGAGCGGCCTTTCGCCTTCGCTTCAAACAGTTTACCTAATAGAATTAAGGTAATAAGAACAGCACTCGTTTCATAATAGAGCTCAACCATGTGGCCATCGGAGCCTATCGATGCAAAGCTTAGATACAAACTATAGAAATATGCAGCTGATGTACCAAGAGCAACTAGCACATCCATATTTGCACTCTTGTTTCTTAACGCCTTATAGGCCCCAACATAAAACTGTTTACCAACCACAAATTGAACTGGTGTCGCCAGGGCTAGCTGTACCCAAGGATTCATAAACATGTCGGGCAGCCAAACGAATGACGTAAATTCAAAATGACTAACCATTGCCCACAATAGCGGGAATGATAAAATGGCAGAGAAAAGAAACTTTCCTTGCTGCTTTTCTATCTCTTTTTGTCGATGGTCAACCTGTTCCCCTGCATTTTCTTTCTTTTGTTCAAGGTTATAGCCTAACTTTTTAATTGCCTCTTTCATTTCAGGGATAGAAACTTGCTCAGGATTATATTCAACCAGAACAGTTTCTATTGCATAGTTAACCCCTGCTTTTTCAACTCCATCCAGCTTATTTAAGCGTTTTTCAATTTTATTGGCACAGGCTGCACAGGTCATTCCTGTAATATCAAACTCTACTTTCTCACTTACAACGTTATACCCTAAAGATTCGACTTTCTCCTTAAATTTTGCTGTGCCAGTTTTATCTGGATCATATTTGATGTTTGTTTTCTCAAGGGCAAAGTTCACGTTGGCGTCTTCGACTCCCTCGATTTTCTTCAATCCTTTTTCAATTCTTGTTGCACAAGCAGCACAAGTCATTCCAGCAATTTGAAGGGTTGCTTCCTTCTGGCTCATATTTTTCACTCCTATCGTCCTCATACTCCAGTGGGGTATGTTTTTTTCCGAAAACAGATCGCGCTGAAAAGGGCACGATCTGCTTCATTTTTATTTAACAACTACATAAACTTAGGCTGGTTGTTCGATATCATATCCTTGTTCTTCAATAACATCTGTAATTTCGTTCAAGCTTACTGTATTTGAATCAAATGTCACATCCACCTTACCCTCTGAAAGATGAACCTTGACAGACTCAACACCCTTTAACTTCCCTACATTACCTTCAATTGAATTGACACAATGCACACAAGACATTCCTTGAACGTTAAGTGTTACTTGTTCCATAAAAAATTCCTCCTTAATCATCGGTATATATACTATACCACCGCTGGGTATAAAATAAACAAAAAATTTTATTTAGTAATTTTAGAAATGGTCGTTAAAAACTCCTTCACAATGTCTGGATCTTCTTCTTCAACCTTGTAATGACACACGTGTTTATATGACTCTCTAACAAAACTCTGGAAACGGAATCTAATGCAGCCTGAGCAGCTGTGATTTGATGCAAAATATTATCACAAAAAGTTTGCTTAATCGTCATATTTTTTATTCCTTTAATTTGCCCTTCTATTCTGTTCATCCTTTTAATTAGCTTTTCCTGTAAAATATTCGGATAATTACCTGTGCCTTTTTCTTGACAGCTACAACAGGATTCCTTTGAAAACACCAGTAGTTCTGCCAATCATTCCACCCCTTTCATTTTTTTGTTTATGTGATTAATTTGTATTACGCTTTAAATTTACCATACCCATGATGGGTATGTCAATATATAAAAAATAAAACCAGCAATCGAGTGCTGGCTTTTGTTATTGTGACTTAGAAAATCGTTTAAATACATCCATTAATTCCTGAATCGCTTCTTCTCCATTACCATCTTTAATAGCATCTGAAACACAATGTCTTGTATGATTTTCCAGCAGATGAAGCCCAACATTATTCATGGCTGAATTAATTGCAGATATTTGAGTTAGGATATCTACACAATACCGGTCATTTTCAATCATATTTTGAATGCCGCGTACTTGCCCTTCAATCCTTTTTAATCGAGTGACTAACTTATCCTTTTCTTTTGTTGACCTATGGGTCAACTTTTCTTCTTCAGAATTATGCATAAACTCTCTCCTTCTTATACATTAAAGTATACTCGTCTGGGGTATGATATATTGTACCATATATTATTTAAAGTTCTATTTAAGAGAAATTTTAAGTCTGTGTTTTTCATTTGAAGATATCCCGACTGTCGGTGCAAAAGAATAATACCAGTAATGGGGAAGGGTTAACATTTTTTAAATAATTCGTTTTTGAACAAAAATTCCCAGTTAGTTGAAAAAGAAAAAAGCTGCTCGATTCGCAGCTAATTTTGTATATAAGCACCCATTAATTCAATACCTTTACCAATTCAATTTCATCTCTGATCGGAATACCATCATTTCCAATTAAGGGTATCTCGGGTTTTAACTTTCTTGCTCTCTCCACCGCATTATTAATAATTTTGGACAGGATAAATCCTCGTTTCTGATAAAACTTTAGTGCTAATAAATTATCGTTTGTTGTTATGAGTTTAAGGATTTTGCAATTATTCTTTATTGCAAGATTTTCTACTTCTTGAACTAACGATGTACCTATCCCCTTACCTTCTTCCATACTATCTAATGATATAATTTCGCATTCCTTATCTTTAATTATGTATGTGATTAAGCCAATGATATTGTCTTCTTCATTTACAACAGTAATACCATCTAATGCACTACAATCATAAATTCCACTGGATGTAACCATTTCTGGGCTTCCCCATTGCAACTTAAAAAACTCTGTTATTTTATTTCTCGGTAAATCCTCAACTGCGTAAGTGTTCATTATAAGCCACCTCAAATGTTATAAAATCTTTTTCCCCTCTTGTGTAAAATGAAAAAAACAACTGGCTGGCAGCTCTTGAATCTTTCACATAAAGTCATCATGTAGAGCCTGCCTATTATCTTTTAGAATAGAATATACATAGGTATCGTGTGCTTCCCCATTTTGCTGCATATAACCTCTTAGAATACCCTCTTTTTGAAACCCGGCTTTAGTCAGCAATTTATTAGATGCCTCATTATCCATAAATACAACTGCCCCAATACGAGTAAGATCCAATTCTTGAAATCCATATTGAATAACTTTCGACACAGCTTCGAAAGTATACCCTTTTCTCCAATGTTCAGGATGTATTTCATATCCTATTTCTGCACGCTTATGTTTATGGGACAATGCATTGAAGCCAACAGTCCCGATTATTCCTTTCTTTCCTTTTAATTCAATTCCCCAGCGCATTCCTTTTTTCTCCCTGTAGCTATTTGCAAAAAAGTCAACAAATGCTTCAGCTTGTTCCCTCTTTTCTAATGTTTCCTGCCCATAGTAACGAGTTACATTGTCATTAGAAAAACAAGCGTATATACTCTCGGCATCTTCTTTCACTATTTCTCTCAGCTTTAATCTTCTAGTCTCTAATGTCGGTATCACTTTTCTCTCCCCTTAACTCCTATAGCTATACTCTTTCTTGAAAATATCTGAAGAATATTTCCATCAGGATCTGATATAAAAATGGCAAGGAAACCCTTCTCCCTATTGGTCATCACCTTGAAATTTTCTGTTTGCAGCAGTCGATAATAGTAAAATATCTTTAAAGGCTGATGGTTTTTAACTGCTGATGAAAATTCATTTATTATATTGTCATTGTATGGCTGTTTATTAGTAACTGGAGAAGTATTTTTCTTTAATGAAGTTCTTGCTCGGTGAAGGGCTGTTTTAATTGATTCATTACTGACTCTCAGCATTGCGGCGATTTCCTCAGAAGTATATTGGAACACATCTTTTAACGTTATTAGCATAGCCTGACGGAGTGGAAGTGTACTATATAAGATTTCTAATAAACTGTCCCACTCCGTAAAATCCCAACTTTTCTCAAATAACTCATGAGGATCGATCAGCATTTCACTTTTCTTGCGCTTTTCATCAATAAAAATATTTTTGGCAATGGTGTACAAAAAGGTTATGTTAATCACCCGGTCTGGCTCTTTTTCTTTTATTTTGAAAAATTTAATCAGTGTCTCCTGGGTTAAATCCTCGGCCAGCCATTCTGAGGATGATAAGGATAAACAATATTTATACAGCCTCAAAGAAATCTCCTCAATAGTTAAAGATTCTGTAATCATTATATCCCCCGAAAATTTTCATTATTTTGTAACTTTTCTTTCATTATAATCGTTTGTATAGGAACAAAAAATAAGGAGTGTGATTTTGCATGTTTAAGGTAGGCAGTGTTTTTATTCCGGTGACAGATTTGGAAAGATCTAAAAAATGGTATGAAGTAAACCTTGGTCTAACGAAGGTAGATGAGTGGCAAGAAAATGGGGCTGATCATGGTGTGGGTTATGTTTTTGAGAATGACGTCACAGGTCTTGCTTTAATAAAAACAGAAAAACCCCAGCCAACAGAATTTACTGTAAAAGGAAAAAATAAAAACGTATATTATAATTTCGAAGTAGATAATATCCAGCAAGCTTACGATCGGTTGAAACAA
This window of the Cytobacillus pseudoceanisediminis genome carries:
- a CDS encoding heavy metal translocating P-type ATPase, translated to MSQKEATLQIAGMTCAACATRIEKGLKKIEGVEDANVNFALEKTNIKYDPDKTGTAKFKEKVESLGYNVVSEKVEFDITGMTCAACANKIEKRLNKLDGVEKAGVNYAIETVLVEYNPEQVSIPEMKEAIKKLGYNLEQKKENAGEQVDHRQKEIEKQQGKFLFSAILSFPLLWAMVSHFEFTSFVWLPDMFMNPWVQLALATPVQFVVGKQFYVGAYKALRNKSANMDVLVALGTSAAYFYSLYLSFASIGSDGHMVELYYETSAVLITLILLGKLFEAKAKGRSSEAIKKLMGLQAKNATVVRDGQEMIIPIQEVLEGDIVYVKPGEKVPVDGEIVEGRSALDESMLTGESIPIDKTIGDSVIGSTINKNGFLKIKATKVGKDTALAQIIKVVEEAQGSKAPIQRLADVISGIFVPIVVGIAIIAFLVWFFYINPGDFADALEKFIAVLVIACPCALGLATPTSIMAGSGRAAEFGILFKGGEHLETTHRLDTIILDKTGTVTNGKPSLTDVILAEGIDEIEFLTLVGTAERNSEHPLAEAIVEGIKEKGINLGSSEAFEAIPGFGIQSTVKGKQLLIGTRRLMAKYSVNVHEVLSKMENLEKQGKTAMLVAIDGSYAGMVAVADTIKDTSKEAIARLNKMGLEVVMITGDNTQTAKAIADQVGIKKVIAEVLPEGKAEEVKKLQQAGKKVAMVGDGINDAPALATADIGMAIGTGTDVAMEAADITLIRGDLSSIADAIFMSKKTITNIKQNLFWALAYNVIGIPIAAAGFLAPWLAGAAMAFSSVSVVLNALRLQRIKLKA
- the copZ gene encoding copper chaperone CopZ translates to MEQVTLNVQGMSCVHCVNSIEGNVGKLKGVESVKVHLSEGKVDVTFDSNTVSLNEITDVIEEQGYDIEQPA
- a CDS encoding metal-sensing transcriptional repressor, yielding MAELLVFSKESCCSCQEKGTGNYPNILQEKLIKRMNRIEGQIKGIKNMTIKQTFCDNILHQITAAQAALDSVSRVLLESHINTCVITRLKKKIQTL
- a CDS encoding metal-sensing transcriptional repressor, yielding MHNSEEEKLTHRSTKEKDKLVTRLKRIEGQVRGIQNMIENDRYCVDILTQISAINSAMNNVGLHLLENHTRHCVSDAIKDGNGEEAIQELMDVFKRFSKSQ
- a CDS encoding GNAT family N-acetyltransferase; protein product: MNTYAVEDLPRNKITEFFKLQWGSPEMVTSSGIYDCSALDGITVVNEEDNIIGLITYIIKDKECEIISLDSMEEGKGIGTSLVQEVENLAIKNNCKILKLITTNDNLLALKFYQKRGFILSKIINNAVERARKLKPEIPLIGNDGIPIRDEIELVKVLN
- a CDS encoding GNAT family N-acetyltransferase gives rise to the protein MIPTLETRRLKLREIVKEDAESIYACFSNDNVTRYYGQETLEKREQAEAFVDFFANSYREKKGMRWGIELKGKKGIIGTVGFNALSHKHKRAEIGYEIHPEHWRKGYTFEAVSKVIQYGFQELDLTRIGAVVFMDNEASNKLLTKAGFQKEGILRGYMQQNGEAHDTYVYSILKDNRQALHDDFM
- a CDS encoding RNA polymerase sigma factor produces the protein MITESLTIEEISLRLYKYCLSLSSSEWLAEDLTQETLIKFFKIKEKEPDRVINITFLYTIAKNIFIDEKRKKSEMLIDPHELFEKSWDFTEWDSLLEILYSTLPLRQAMLITLKDVFQYTSEEIAAMLRVSNESIKTALHRARTSLKKNTSPVTNKQPYNDNIINEFSSAVKNHQPLKIFYYYRLLQTENFKVMTNREKGFLAIFISDPDGNILQIFSRKSIAIGVKGREK
- a CDS encoding VOC family protein; the protein is MFKVGSVFIPVTDLERSKKWYEVNLGLTKVDEWQENGADHGVGYVFENDVTGLALIKTEKPQPTEFTVKGKNKNVYYNFEVDNIQQAYDRLKQNGVETTDIHDYGIMKGFDFFDPDGNTFSVVSEEMNSPYHKDNL